TATCGGCTGTACAATAATCGTGCCAATCGAGATCATGGCGATCGTGGTGGGAATCGTCATTTGCGAGATTGATTTGCGGCCGGCAAGCCGCAGCACCAGCATCCCGACAACGATCAGCACCAGCGCCTTCCAGATTTCACTCCAGATTTCATGCATCGCTCCGTCTCCTTTTGACAGTTGATAAGCTAGGGTTTGTCTTACAGGAGGCGAATATGCATCTCTAGCAGAGGGGAGCCCGGCATACGCCCGCCGGAATCCCCAGACTATTATAATGCTGCTTGATGTTGATCAGAGCATGTCCGCTGAACACCCGGGAGACCATCTCTTCGATGGGACCCGCCTCTACCTGCTCCTGCCGCAGCAGCCGCTCCACCGCGCTCTTGATCTCCTGGGGGTATAGATTTCCGGCCACACTGGAGAGCCCCTTGCAAGGGGCTGAGGTGAAATTCTCCACAAGCTTCATATCCCCCGCTGCAAAAAGAATAAACCCCTCCGGGTACTCCACCCCCACATGCCGCTGCAAATCGCCAGTTTCCTTGTACCCTACAATGTTCGGATAGCGGCTGATTAACAGCTTCAGCGACTCAGGAGCCAGATCAAAGCCTGTCCGCCCTGGGTTATTATACAACGCCACCGGCTTGGTCGTATGGTTAAGCAGCTCTTCTACATAAGCAACCGCCTGCTGCTGCGTGGGCCGGATGTACGGCGGGAAGCCAATCAGCAGCGCATCCATCGCCGATGCCTCCGCAGCCTGCACCAGCCGGACAGCATCACGGGTTCTAATCGCAGATACGCCGAGGATCAGCTCCATCCCCTGAGGGCGCTTTTGGTTGAAATATTCAATAATTTCTAGTCTTTCCTCAATGCTCAGCGAATGCTGCTCGCCAGTACTTCCCGAGATCAATAGTGATTCTATCCCGTTCTGCTGCTGGTAAGCCACAATAGGTGCGAATCCGCCGGTATTCAAACTCTCATCCTTATGAAAGGGCGTTGGGATCGCAACATTTAATCTTTTCATATCCTCACCCCTTATTAATTGGCATCGGTGCTAGGTGTTAGCTCTAGACTCTGGACAGATGTTTGTGTTCCATGGCATCCAAAAGGGTATACAGCAGCGTATTGGACGCACTAATCTTCCCGGGCTGATCCGTCATCTCAGACGGCGTCTGAATATATTCTCCTGGCTCCAGCTCTCCGGCACAGTTGGTGATGATCTTCCGGATACTGAGGTCATTAACCTCCAGATGGAACTGCAGCCCAACCACATAATCCTCATATTCGTAACACTGGTTAATACAGCCCAGGCTGGACGCTATCCGCTTGGCTCCGGCAGGCAGGCTGAAGGTGTCTCCATGCCAGTGAAAAGGTACCCACTGCTGCGGGAAGTCCTTGAAGAAGGCAGAGGACTCCGTATCCCCGGTTGCCAGCACCGGATACCAGCCAATCTCCTTACACTTATTGGGGTAGACTTCACCGCCGATTTGCTCCGCAATCAGTTGGGCCCCCAGACAGATGCCGAGCGTCAGCTTATGCTTGCTTATCGCGGTGTGAATCAACGCCTTCTCGGCTGACAGCCAAGGGAAGACCGCTTCATCATGGACACTCATAGGCCCGCCCATCACTACGAGCATATCGAAGTCCTCGGCCGCAGGCAGAACCTTATTTTCATATACCAGTGTAGTTGTTAACGTATGTCCCTTGTTCTCCGCCCACACGGCAATTTCCTCCGGCGCTTCAAACGGAACATGCTGCAAGCAATGTATTCTCATTTCTCTACCTCCCCCTATTTTTTCATATCTCCAATGTAACAAAAAATCCCGATGAATCAAGAACTACTTGATCATCAGGATCGTTTGGCCCTATCTCATAAGGGTGCACGCTTATTTAGCCTTACCGGCAGGCTCGTAGATCAGGCAGCGCAGTATCTTGCTCGGATAGCGCAGCTCCGCATTATATTTGCTGCCGTCTTCCAGTACAATATCCACCGCTACCATTCCCCGTTTATTGTTCACCTCCATGTTCGTCAGAGTAGCTTTGACAATCTTCCGCTTCTCCCCCTGCTTGTCCTTCACAATCTGTACAGCCGCATTCACCCAACTATTGTCTTTCTTGATGGCGGCCGCTGCGGCTGCGTCGATGGGGGTTCTTTTGATAACCGAGTTAAAGACTGTCGTATCTAATACCACCCCGGTATCCGGATCGATTTGCACACTATATTGCCAGTACTCCTGGCCTTGTCCACGCAGAGTGGACGACTTATACGGAGAATAGCCGACTGACCATGTAGATGGTATACCATATCCCGGCTCCAGCAGTAGCACGCTTGACTTCAGCTTGGAGACATCCGCATCGAACAGCTTGCGCACACTTTCGGAAGCTCGTGCCATCAATTCAGCCTCACTGTATTTCTGCGGTATGGCAACCGCGGGGGGAGTAATGTTACGCTTGGAAGCCAGCAGATTCGTCCGGTAGGACCAGTCGATCAGCTGCAGCAGCTCTTCATCCGTCCAAGCCCGCTCCGGATAGTGGTACGTATTGGTCTTGATATCCAGATACAAATCCCCTTGTCCCGCCTGTAGCGGCAAAAGCTTCTTAGGCCGAAGGCCATCATACACATACTGATCATCCAGTACCAGGCGGCGGTTCATTTCCGCTTCTGTCAATTCCCGCCCGGAGGTCTTGGGATCACCCGGCATGTCCATATAGTCATAGATCTGCTGAATTTGTTCTTTTGTCATCTGCTTAATCAGATCATCATTCACGGTAGATACCGGGGCCGGAGCCTCTACCTTCAGTACAGGAACCGTGCTGTCGGCCACACCTTGCTTGGTATAGCCCTGCATGGCCGCACTGCTCTTGGCGACGACGGCCGAGTTAGCCAGACCGGGGACAACGAACCCGCTGGCTGCGAGTATTCCTCCTGTGCATGCGATGACAGCCAGCATAGCGGTTAGTTTCTTTGGGTTCAAATTCAAGGGTATTACCTCCATCGGGTATAGGATAGTTGATACTGTCTCTACCTTAATCCCGGGATGTTATAGAGTCGGCGTGCAGTTGTTAGGAAGTTGTAAAAAAAGCCGGATGCTCGTTCCCTCTCCCGGCGCAGATTGCAGCTTAACCCGCGCCTCATGCGCCTCGGCAATCTGCCGGCACAATGACAGCCCCAGCCCCGCATTGCCATGGGCCCGCGAACGCGCCGGATCGGCGCGGTAGAACGGCTCGAATGCGTGCTTCTGCTGCTCCTCCGTCATTCCGCATCCGCTGTCCCGCACCTCCAGCACCCCTTCTCCGTTGTGCGGATAAGCCAGCAGGCGGATACTGCTTCCCGGCCGGGAAGCAGGAATAGCATTCTCGATCAAGTTCACCAGATATGAGGCCAGCAGATCCGCATCGCCCCATACAGACGGAATGGAACAATCCAGTTCCAGACGCAAACTGTATTCAGCCAGCCTCCGCTGTTCCGTCTGTGCTACCGTTTCAAATAAGTCATCTACGTCCACCTCCGCCAGCTCCAGCGGCTGATGCCGGAGCACAGACAGATCCAGCAGCTTGAAGGCCAGATTCTTCAGCCGTACAGTCTCGCTCAGGATATAATGGCCGGCCTTGATCTGATCCTCCCGGTCAATATTCGCCGTGGTCAACAGCTCCGCGAAGCCCTGCATACTGGTCAGCGGTGTCCGCAGCTCATGAGCCAGATTATCGACTATCCGTTGCTTGTCCTCCGCCATGTCCGACAGATCCGTGATCCGCTGCTCCACCACCGCAGCCATCCG
This region of Paenibacillus sp. FSL K6-1096 genomic DNA includes:
- a CDS encoding dihydrodipicolinate synthase family protein, yielding MKRLNVAIPTPFHKDESLNTGGFAPIVAYQQQNGIESLLISGSTGEQHSLSIEERLEIIEYFNQKRPQGMELILGVSAIRTRDAVRLVQAAEASAMDALLIGFPPYIRPTQQQAVAYVEELLNHTTKPVALYNNPGRTGFDLAPESLKLLISRYPNIVGYKETGDLQRHVGVEYPEGFILFAAGDMKLVENFTSAPCKGLSSVAGNLYPQEIKSAVERLLRQEQVEAGPIEEMVSRVFSGHALINIKQHYNSLGIPAGVCRAPLC
- a CDS encoding type 1 glutamine amidotransferase encodes the protein MRIHCLQHVPFEAPEEIAVWAENKGHTLTTTLVYENKVLPAAEDFDMLVVMGGPMSVHDEAVFPWLSAEKALIHTAISKHKLTLGICLGAQLIAEQIGGEVYPNKCKEIGWYPVLATGDTESSAFFKDFPQQWVPFHWHGDTFSLPAGAKRIASSLGCINQCYEYEDYVVGLQFHLEVNDLSIRKIITNCAGELEPGEYIQTPSEMTDQPGKISASNTLLYTLLDAMEHKHLSRV
- a CDS encoding HAMP domain-containing sensor histidine kinase codes for the protein MRFWHKILLAVLVLFIAALDVSVLMVMKKSWQLNMDSETRRAESEQLLIVNNIYENLDSIRVRGMSLTPSLLVSVAESYGEHYRKQGIRLELREDDKLLYPGEVGASPPQEGHVMTLAMPLPAPYQHLELAYKRDISGLYAQQQELNRFFVMINWIVGPLLVLLLYLLIRHLTKPLKLLSETTKTIAEGNYSNRVELHSKDEFGELAMNFNRMAAVVEQRITDLSDMAEDKQRIVDNLAHELRTPLTSMQGFAELLTTANIDREDQIKAGHYILSETVRLKNLAFKLLDLSVLRHQPLELAEVDVDDLFETVAQTEQRRLAEYSLRLELDCSIPSVWGDADLLASYLVNLIENAIPASRPGSSIRLLAYPHNGEGVLEVRDSGCGMTEEQQKHAFEPFYRADPARSRAHGNAGLGLSLCRQIAEAHEARVKLQSAPGEGTSIRLFLQLPNNCTPTL